One stretch of Bombina bombina isolate aBomBom1 chromosome 7, aBomBom1.pri, whole genome shotgun sequence DNA includes these proteins:
- the LOC128666440 gene encoding platelet glycoprotein IX-like — protein sequence MICSALILFGLLFVIDSNEDACFKICRCTSLTTNTLKVDCSIRKLEIVPSFPEETEELYLQENNLTGIPSGTFDKLIYLKRLNLSSNRLHCDCNIWYLKIWLDDQKLDTDNKIKCLTPRPLHGIPVTQLTRVQIEYCKKSKQLCHDFLFNDTFLFVLFLGLFLIMIFCLKALKMMRFELKFHDDYNSNFELQETPKFHSLKRRSQRSYKNYC from the coding sequence ATGATTTGTTCAGCCTTGATTCTATTTGGACTTTTGTTCGTGATAGATTCTAATGAAGATGCCTGCTTCAAAATATGTAGATGTACTTCTTTAACTACAAATACATTAAAAGTGGATTGCAGTATCAGAAAACTAGAAATCGTGCCATCTTTCCCTGAAGAAACAGAAGAACTTTATTTGCAAGAGAACAATCTGACAGGAATCCCTAGTGGAACCTTTGATAAATTAATATACTTAAAAAGGTTGAATTTATCCTCCAACCGACTTCATTGTGACTGCAATATTTGGTACTTAAAAATATGGCTGGATGATCAAAAATTAGATACTGATAACAAAATAAAATGTCTTACACCAAGACCATTACATGGAATTCCAGTAACTCAGCTAACAAGAGTTCAAATTGAGTATTGTAAAAAGAGCAAACAACTTTGTCATGATTTCTTGTTTAATGAcacttttctttttgttctttttttggggTTATTTTTGATAATGATCTTCTGCCTTAAAGCTTTAAAAATGATGAGATTTGAGCTCAAATTTCATGATGACTATAACAGCAACTTTGAGCTGCAAGAGACTCCAAAATTCCACTCTTTAAAAAGGCGAAGTCAACGGTCTTATAAAAACTATTGTTAA